A part of Nitrospira sp. genomic DNA contains:
- a CDS encoding DUF1295 domain-containing protein, with protein MNVSLYLLGLLSTLGLATLTWVVSLLKRDVSIVDGAWAFMLLAAATVYATGAEPYTGRTMLILTLVLLWALRLSAHIIHRNWGEPEDRRYQDIRLKYEPNFPFKSLGIIFWFQAGLAWIISMPLWPALSVPVDWGVFDVLAVSVWTVGMIFEGIADWQLSRFKADPENHGKVMDRGLWHYTRHPNYFGECLIWWGFYIFAVPTGAWWTLAGPLLLTYLLLKFSGVTLMEQTIIERRPAYREYIAHTNAFLPGLPKQGMEGSI; from the coding sequence ATGAACGTATCGCTCTATCTCTTGGGACTGCTTTCGACGCTGGGTCTGGCGACGCTGACTTGGGTGGTCAGCCTCCTCAAGCGCGACGTAAGCATTGTAGACGGCGCGTGGGCCTTCATGCTCCTCGCCGCCGCGACCGTGTACGCCACCGGTGCAGAGCCCTACACCGGGCGGACCATGCTCATTCTGACGCTGGTCCTGCTGTGGGCCCTGCGCCTGTCGGCTCATATCATCCATCGCAACTGGGGTGAGCCTGAGGACCGGCGTTATCAAGACATCCGCCTGAAATACGAACCAAATTTCCCATTCAAGAGTCTTGGCATCATCTTCTGGTTTCAGGCGGGACTAGCATGGATCATCTCCATGCCCCTGTGGCCGGCTCTCTCCGTTCCGGTCGATTGGGGGGTATTCGATGTACTCGCGGTATCCGTCTGGACCGTCGGCATGATTTTCGAAGGCATCGCGGATTGGCAGTTGTCACGGTTCAAGGCCGACCCGGAGAACCACGGCAAGGTGATGGACCGCGGACTCTGGCACTATACACGGCATCCCAATTACTTCGGTGAGTGCCTGATCTGGTGGGGCTTCTACATTTTTGCGGTGCCGACGGGAGCCTGGTGGACCCTTGCGGGCCCCCTGCTCCTCACCTACCTGCTCCTGAAATTCTCAGGCGTAACGCTGATGGAGCAGACAATCATCGAACGGCGACCTGCGTATCGAGAGTATATCGCTCACACCAATGCCTTCCTTCCCGGCCTTCCGAAACAGGGCATGGAGGGTTCCATTTGA
- a CDS encoding PDZ domain-containing protein — MDVYVFGDQWAFNRRCAMRISGFHMMAGLLMGLLVVGSAVADQPANQAPYGHGDDTKLPKGVIGLSLQIGAERIGDPSILYVGMVHPEGPAHKAGLGHGDEVVSVDGTPVNGKRYEEVVGMIRGEAGTAVKVGVKGENGLRELSITRVAGDKLSRGPSGSHGNPAP; from the coding sequence ATGGATGTGTACGTGTTCGGTGATCAATGGGCATTTAACAGGAGGTGCGCTATGAGAATCTCCGGCTTCCATATGATGGCAGGGTTGTTGATGGGCCTTCTCGTTGTGGGATCGGCTGTAGCCGACCAACCCGCAAACCAAGCTCCGTATGGGCATGGAGACGATACCAAGCTGCCCAAGGGTGTGATTGGTCTCTCTCTACAGATCGGGGCCGAGCGGATTGGTGATCCGTCCATCCTGTATGTCGGCATGGTCCATCCGGAGGGACCAGCCCACAAGGCGGGACTCGGACATGGCGATGAGGTCGTGAGTGTTGATGGAACACCCGTGAACGGAAAACGTTATGAGGAAGTGGTCGGTATGATTCGAGGAGAAGCAGGAACCGCCGTGAAGGTTGGAGTCAAGGGTGAAAACGGCCTCCGTGAGCTGTCTATCACACGAGTGGCAGGTGACAAGCTTTCAAGAGGACCATCGGGATCACATGGAAACCCAGCGCCTTAG
- a CDS encoding SDR family oxidoreductase, which produces MLLTGASGYIGGRLLPSLENQGYRLRCLARRPEILKPKVSPSTEVVAGDVLDRASLDNAFCGVDVAYYMVHSMSSTGSFEETDRQAARNFSEAAKAAGVKGLIYVGGLGSDEEELSAHLRSRHEVGDILRQSGLPVCEFRASAVIGSGSASFELVRALVERLPIMLTPRWVKGKAQPIGIDDLLDYLIEALQIPLSQYRIYEVGGADKVSYADMMRAYGRQRGLKPLIIPVPVLTPWLSALWLGLITPLYARIGRAIIESIVHVTVVRDNAALTTFSVRPMGIDEAMHRALVREERHFSETRWSDALSSSGRLPSWGGVRFGTRIVDSRTLTVEAPPEAVFRSIERIGGNHGWYACNWLWRVRGFIDLIQGGVGMGRGRPSSTTLRVGDTVDSFRVEAIEPNQRLRLKSEMNLPGRAWLEFEVTEAGSSTQIRQTAIFDPVGLKGQLYWYSLYVPHEFVFNGMLRGIAQAALREMRDLDTSKMPNGQTATQHHR; this is translated from the coding sequence ATGCTTCTCACTGGCGCGAGCGGGTACATTGGCGGCCGTCTTCTGCCGTCGTTAGAAAATCAGGGCTACCGCCTGCGCTGCCTGGCCAGGCGCCCAGAGATTCTTAAGCCGAAGGTCAGTCCATCAACGGAAGTTGTGGCGGGTGACGTCCTTGATCGAGCAAGTCTCGACAACGCGTTCTGCGGGGTCGACGTGGCCTACTACATGGTCCATTCCATGAGTTCGACTGGCTCGTTTGAGGAGACGGACCGGCAGGCGGCGCGGAACTTTAGTGAAGCGGCCAAGGCAGCTGGTGTGAAGGGACTCATCTATGTGGGAGGCTTGGGCAGCGACGAAGAAGAACTCTCGGCACACTTGCGCAGTCGGCACGAGGTCGGTGACATCTTGAGGCAGTCGGGCCTACCGGTCTGTGAGTTTCGGGCATCCGCCGTGATTGGCTCCGGCAGTGCCTCGTTTGAGCTGGTTCGAGCGCTGGTCGAACGATTGCCGATCATGCTCACACCGAGATGGGTCAAAGGGAAGGCGCAGCCGATCGGAATCGACGACTTGTTGGACTATCTGATTGAAGCGCTTCAGATTCCTCTCTCCCAATACCGTATCTATGAAGTCGGCGGGGCAGACAAAGTCTCCTACGCGGATATGATGCGGGCATACGGGCGGCAACGCGGGCTTAAGCCGCTCATCATCCCAGTGCCGGTCCTCACCCCCTGGCTGTCTGCTCTGTGGTTGGGGTTGATCACACCGCTCTACGCTCGCATCGGTCGAGCGATTATTGAGAGCATCGTCCATGTCACGGTGGTACGGGACAATGCTGCGCTGACAACCTTCTCTGTACGTCCGATGGGAATCGATGAAGCGATGCACCGAGCCCTTGTCCGTGAGGAGCGACATTTCTCCGAAACGCGCTGGTCCGATGCGCTCTCTTCATCCGGCAGGCTGCCGTCGTGGGGAGGCGTCCGGTTCGGCACGCGCATCGTCGATTCACGAACGTTGACCGTCGAAGCGCCACCAGAAGCCGTCTTCAGGTCCATTGAGAGAATCGGAGGTAACCATGGTTGGTACGCCTGCAACTGGCTGTGGCGGGTGCGCGGCTTCATCGACCTCATTCAAGGGGGTGTCGGCATGGGACGGGGACGGCCCTCTTCCACGACCCTCCGCGTCGGCGACACGGTCGACTCATTTCGCGTCGAAGCGATCGAGCCGAATCAGCGCCTGCGGCTTAAGTCCGAGATGAATTTGCCTGGGCGGGCATGGCTGGAGTTTGAGGTGACGGAGGCCGGCTCTTCAACACAGATACGGCAGACGGCGATCTTTGATCCGGTGGGACTGAAAGGCCAGCTATACTGGTATTCCCTCTACGTGCCGCATGAGTTTGTGTTCAATGGGATGTTACGGGGAATCGCGCAAGCCGCGTTGCGAGAAATGAGGGACCTCGATACGTCGAAAATGCCAAATGGGCAGACGGCAACGCAGCACCACCGCTGA
- a CDS encoding deoxyribodipyrimidine photo-lyase has protein sequence MRGMVWFRRDLRMHDQPALTAACAECDEIIPLFIFDEPLLQSHEFGSACVNFMLGCLEDLNAALSGLGTPLQWRRGDPVEQVVQAAREWKTDVVYWNRDYEPGAIERDRLVQQRLAKLGVAVRTFKDHVVFEASEVRGATGEPLQRYSAYRSRWWAKWHATTPVVQPIPTTLAKIKAAPLPLSRPLPTAGELGYEPIVLAFEPGEQNALKRLRWFMKGPLHSYAQGRNLPAIDGSSTLSPHFRFGTLSPRMAIHAALNALTKGRPVSRVDVLTWVDELIWREFFQQVLTSFPHVAKGPFRTVIVPPARPAGNKRDRLFQTWCEGKTGYPIVDAGMRQLNQTGWMHNRVRMIVASFLIKDLRIDWQSGERYFMQHLIDADVAANNGNWQWCASTGTDSMPGYRIFNPALQSKKFDPDGTYIRRYVPELARVPAKRIHELHLMTADEQERAGCRIGTTYPSPIVDHHLARQEYLNLGKQEATR, from the coding sequence GTGCGAGGAATGGTTTGGTTCAGGCGCGATCTTCGAATGCACGACCAGCCGGCTCTGACCGCGGCCTGTGCGGAATGCGACGAGATCATTCCGCTGTTTATATTTGATGAGCCGTTGCTGCAATCGCATGAGTTTGGATCAGCCTGTGTGAACTTCATGCTGGGATGCCTCGAAGATCTGAACGCTGCGTTGAGTGGATTGGGAACGCCGCTCCAATGGAGGCGGGGTGACCCAGTCGAACAGGTCGTACAAGCAGCACGTGAATGGAAAACTGACGTGGTCTATTGGAATCGCGACTACGAGCCGGGAGCCATCGAGCGGGACCGGCTGGTGCAACAGCGTTTGGCAAAGCTCGGGGTGGCGGTGCGGACGTTCAAAGACCATGTGGTGTTTGAAGCATCCGAGGTGCGGGGCGCGACGGGTGAGCCATTGCAACGGTACAGCGCCTATCGCTCACGCTGGTGGGCTAAATGGCATGCCACAACCCCAGTAGTTCAACCAATCCCAACCACCCTTGCAAAAATAAAAGCCGCACCGCTGCCACTCTCTCGTCCTCTTCCCACCGCCGGTGAGCTGGGGTACGAGCCTATCGTCTTGGCGTTTGAGCCTGGCGAGCAGAACGCCCTGAAGCGATTGCGCTGGTTCATGAAAGGACCGCTTCATTCCTATGCGCAAGGTAGAAACCTGCCGGCAATCGATGGCAGTTCAACACTTTCCCCGCACTTCCGGTTCGGAACACTGTCGCCGCGCATGGCCATTCACGCTGCGTTGAATGCACTGACTAAAGGTAGGCCAGTGTCCCGGGTTGATGTCCTGACCTGGGTTGATGAGTTGATCTGGCGTGAGTTCTTCCAGCAAGTTCTCACATCCTTTCCACATGTCGCGAAGGGCCCGTTCAGAACAGTCATCGTCCCACCAGCTCGACCAGCTGGGAATAAACGAGATCGGCTGTTTCAAACGTGGTGTGAGGGAAAGACCGGCTATCCCATTGTGGATGCAGGCATGAGGCAACTCAACCAGACAGGATGGATGCATAACCGTGTTCGAATGATCGTCGCGTCATTCCTAATCAAAGATCTGCGGATCGACTGGCAGAGCGGCGAACGGTATTTCATGCAACATCTGATTGATGCTGACGTGGCGGCAAACAACGGCAATTGGCAGTGGTGTGCCTCAACTGGCACCGATAGTATGCCCGGCTATCGAATCTTTAACCCTGCGCTCCAGAGCAAGAAGTTCGACCCCGACGGAACCTACATTCGCCGGTATGTTCCTGAACTGGCCCGTGTACCGGCGAAGAGGATTCATGAGCTGCATCTCATGACCGCAGATGAGCAAGAACGCGCTGGATGCCGAATCGGGACCACTTATCCTTCCCCGATTGTGGACCATCACCTCGCCCGTCAGGAATATCTCAACCTCGGGAAGCAGGAGGCAACGAGATGA
- a CDS encoding formylglycine-generating enzyme family protein has product MMAVVTALALMQLLSLEAFAGAKELDPVPMVTIPAGDFLMGNPEGKGRDDERPQRSVYLDEFAIDQVEVTNERYMAFVKSVGHRTPPNPYGTGPLQSIKGIEQLPVVQTTWYDAKAYCSWAKKRLPTEAEWEKAARGTDGRLYPWGNEPPTAKRANIDREWEDERTLHAVGSLPDGDSPYGVKDMAGNVREWVSDWYDADYYQHAPNRNPQGPDKKGVVRSIRGGSWHSPASDITTSARGRGGFALQTHGTGFRCVRGVEEAIQKK; this is encoded by the coding sequence ATGATGGCGGTTGTCACAGCTCTGGCGCTGATGCAATTGCTCAGCCTGGAAGCATTCGCTGGAGCGAAAGAGCTTGACCCGGTGCCGATGGTCACGATTCCGGCCGGGGACTTTCTGATGGGCAATCCAGAAGGAAAAGGCCGTGATGATGAGCGACCTCAGCGATCCGTCTACCTCGACGAGTTTGCGATCGATCAAGTCGAAGTGACGAATGAACGGTATATGGCCTTTGTGAAATCCGTTGGCCATCGCACACCACCCAATCCCTATGGCACCGGGCCTCTCCAATCCATTAAAGGCATTGAGCAACTACCGGTGGTCCAGACAACTTGGTACGACGCGAAGGCCTATTGTAGTTGGGCGAAGAAACGGCTGCCGACGGAAGCAGAATGGGAAAAGGCTGCTCGCGGGACTGACGGCCGCCTCTACCCCTGGGGGAATGAACCACCCACGGCGAAGCGAGCAAACATTGATCGAGAGTGGGAGGATGAGCGTACCCTGCATGCGGTCGGATCGCTTCCCGATGGAGATTCACCCTACGGAGTGAAGGATATGGCCGGAAACGTCAGGGAGTGGGTCTCCGACTGGTACGACGCGGACTACTATCAACATGCGCCCAATCGGAATCCGCAAGGTCCGGACAAAAAGGGAGTGGTTCGGTCGATTCGTGGTGGGTCCTGGCATAGTCCAGCGTCCGATATCACCACATCGGCGCGCGGTCGTGGCGGGTTCGCCTTGCAGACCCATGGTACAGGCTTTCGATGTGTCCGTGGTGTCGAGGAAGCGATCCAGAAGAAGTAA
- a CDS encoding TIGR01777 family protein, which yields MSMNIVVAGGTGFIGQALCATLLYGGHRVSLLTRHAGQVLHRPDARVNVAEWNARDMGPWEELLEGADAVVNLAGAPIADGRWTDERKRLLTESRVLTTRLLVRALSRRSSKPPVFISASGIGYYGASDDRQLDEGAARGTGFLADLCLAWEAEAMSAAEFGTRVVLLRTGMVLEADGGALGKMLLPFRLFAGGPIMPGTQWVSWIHRSDHIGLIQWALTTTAVCGPINAVAPEPVRMNTFCDVLGQAMHRPSWLPVPGIALNMLLGELGTLMTTGQRVIPKKAMARGYVFRYPTLESALRAVLKKPIAAEPMT from the coding sequence ATGTCTATGAACATCGTCGTAGCTGGAGGAACAGGGTTCATTGGTCAAGCGCTGTGCGCAACGCTCTTATACGGTGGCCACAGAGTCAGTCTCCTGACAAGACATGCAGGACAGGTTCTGCACCGACCTGACGCACGTGTGAACGTGGCGGAATGGAATGCGCGTGACATGGGCCCCTGGGAGGAGCTCCTTGAAGGAGCCGATGCCGTCGTTAATCTAGCCGGGGCACCGATAGCCGACGGACGCTGGACCGATGAGCGCAAGCGACTCCTTACCGAAAGCCGAGTCCTCACTACCCGCTTACTAGTCAGAGCGCTGTCCCGCCGGTCATCGAAACCCCCGGTGTTTATCAGTGCCTCTGGCATCGGCTATTACGGCGCCAGCGATGACCGCCAATTGGATGAAGGCGCGGCTCGTGGCACCGGATTTCTCGCTGACCTTTGTCTTGCCTGGGAGGCGGAAGCGATGAGCGCCGCAGAATTTGGGACCCGCGTGGTCCTCTTGCGAACCGGCATGGTCCTCGAGGCAGACGGTGGTGCGTTGGGCAAAATGTTATTGCCGTTCAGGCTGTTTGCAGGCGGCCCGATTATGCCGGGAACCCAGTGGGTCTCATGGATTCATCGGAGTGACCACATCGGTCTGATCCAATGGGCCCTCACCACGACCGCAGTTTGCGGTCCGATCAATGCCGTAGCCCCAGAGCCTGTGAGGATGAACACGTTCTGTGACGTTCTCGGTCAAGCGATGCACCGACCGTCGTGGCTTCCCGTTCCAGGCATTGCATTGAATATGCTGCTGGGAGAGTTGGGGACATTGATGACAACCGGCCAACGAGTGATTCCGAAGAAAGCGATGGCAAGAGGCTATGTGTTTCGTTACCCGACGCTCGAATCCGCTTTGCGAGCCGTGCTCAAGAAACCGATCGCCGCAGAGCCTATGACATGA
- a CDS encoding formylglycine-generating enzyme family protein yields the protein MHTARIIVIAALATAFITVNPAARAEDPLLPKDMVYIGQGGSVMGLDREEPVNTSKKPTLYEQRMKTPWSAEALNDESPAHMVFLDPYFIDKYEVSNKDYGEFIKAKSHPAPAYWDDPRLNKSQLPVVGVNWEDARAFCDYRGKRLPTEAEWEKAARGPDGNLYPWGNAFDPTKVNYGKKHDATMPVDSYPEGASYYGLHHMSGNVFEWVSDWYDPRYYGRLETSLNPSGPARPLWMGGTGTYVDRLTVGEKRVIRGGSWIAPEGTARATHRFWNHPLNNSYGVGLGFRCAKAAPPEIDQRIKDAAILTYVEMGRERFAEAQQTLAPALALDPKNRELLDLRQLIEQSMKRP from the coding sequence ATGCATACAGCAAGAATCATTGTGATCGCGGCGCTGGCAACCGCATTCATAACAGTGAACCCGGCAGCCCGTGCGGAAGATCCCTTGCTACCAAAGGACATGGTGTATATCGGGCAGGGAGGATCGGTGATGGGGCTCGACCGGGAGGAGCCCGTAAACACGAGCAAGAAGCCCACGCTTTACGAACAGCGGATGAAGACACCTTGGTCTGCAGAAGCACTGAACGACGAAAGTCCGGCTCATATGGTGTTCTTGGATCCATACTTCATTGATAAGTACGAAGTATCGAACAAAGACTATGGTGAATTCATCAAGGCAAAAAGTCACCCAGCTCCGGCCTACTGGGACGATCCCCGTTTAAATAAGTCTCAACTGCCCGTCGTCGGGGTGAATTGGGAGGACGCCAGAGCCTTCTGCGACTATCGAGGCAAACGGCTGCCGACTGAAGCAGAGTGGGAAAAGGCCGCTCGAGGTCCAGATGGTAATCTCTATCCCTGGGGCAACGCTTTTGATCCAACGAAAGTCAATTATGGGAAAAAGCACGATGCCACCATGCCCGTTGACTCATACCCAGAAGGAGCCAGCTATTACGGCCTACACCACATGTCCGGCAATGTCTTCGAGTGGGTCTCAGACTGGTATGACCCGCGCTACTATGGACGGCTTGAAACGAGCCTGAATCCAAGCGGCCCGGCTCGACCCTTATGGATGGGAGGAACCGGGACGTACGTGGATCGTCTGACCGTCGGCGAGAAGCGCGTTATTCGCGGTGGGTCTTGGATCGCACCGGAGGGCACAGCGAGGGCGACCCACCGGTTCTGGAATCATCCACTCAATAACAGCTACGGCGTGGGTCTGGGATTCCGCTGCGCGAAGGCTGCCCCACCAGAAATCGACCAGCGAATCAAAGACGCCGCCATCTTGACCTACGTCGAAATGGGACGAGAGCGCTTTGCGGAAGCTCAGCAGACCCTTGCTCCAGCACTGGCCCTTGACCCAAAGAATAGGGAGCTCCTGGATCTTCGACAATTGATCGAACAATCGATGAAGCGACCGTGA
- a CDS encoding DUF523 and DUF1722 domain-containing protein — protein sequence MTTSPLRLGISRCLLGDEVRFDGGHKQDHFLTDVLGRYVEWVPVCPEVEAGLGTPREAMRLMGNPHHPRLMTIKSKHDHTQAMETMIATRLDSFQKQDLSGFVFKRGSPSCGVERVRVYTVQGMPSHNGVGIFAKAFTEEFPLIPVEEEGRLCDPALRENFIERVFCYRRFQDLVQNGVTKQALIRFHTIHKYLLLAHSQQHYETMGRLVGQTKRYQLKELTLKYGEHFMRALTMKATVRKHVNVLQHIVGYFKSRLSTHEKAELLGVIADYHKGLTPLIVPLTLVKHYVQIFDVGYIRDQVYLNPHPKELMLRNHA from the coding sequence ATGACGACCTCCCCGCTTCGTCTTGGAATCAGTCGGTGTCTTCTCGGAGATGAGGTTCGCTTCGACGGAGGACATAAGCAGGACCATTTCCTAACCGATGTCTTGGGCCGCTACGTCGAATGGGTACCGGTCTGCCCTGAGGTGGAAGCGGGATTGGGCACCCCGCGTGAAGCCATGCGTCTGATGGGCAATCCGCATCATCCCCGGCTCATGACAATTAAGAGCAAGCACGATCACACCCAGGCAATGGAGACGATGATCGCCACGCGTCTTGATTCGTTCCAAAAACAGGACCTCTCAGGGTTTGTCTTCAAGAGAGGTTCACCCAGTTGCGGAGTCGAACGGGTGCGTGTGTACACCGTACAGGGCATGCCGAGCCATAACGGGGTCGGGATCTTTGCGAAAGCCTTCACAGAGGAGTTTCCGTTGATTCCCGTCGAGGAGGAAGGGCGGCTCTGTGATCCTGCGCTCAGAGAGAACTTCATCGAACGAGTGTTCTGCTACCGACGCTTTCAGGATCTGGTCCAGAACGGAGTCACAAAACAGGCTTTGATACGCTTCCACACGATTCACAAATACCTGCTCTTAGCCCATAGCCAGCAACACTACGAAACGATGGGGCGGCTGGTCGGCCAAACGAAACGGTATCAACTCAAAGAATTGACGTTGAAGTACGGTGAGCACTTCATGAGAGCCCTGACCATGAAGGCGACGGTGCGCAAGCATGTCAATGTGCTGCAGCATATTGTGGGCTACTTCAAGAGTCGATTGAGCACTCATGAAAAGGCCGAGCTGTTGGGCGTGATCGCAGACTACCATAAGGGGCTTACGCCGTTGATCGTCCCTCTCACGCTGGTCAAACATTACGTCCAGATCTTCGACGTCGGGTACATTCGCGATCAGGTCTATCTTAACCCGCATCCGAAAGAGCTCATGTTGCGGAATCATGCGTAG
- a CDS encoding DUF2878 domain-containing protein codes for MKMSTTMIVSNFVLFQIGWFACVLSATAHQPWFGILVTTAVVVTHVLRAPIPTAELKLVLLSLGLGLVLDSLLVWQGWLQYSSGILLPNVAPYWIVALWGLFATLLNISLRWMRGRWVLAIVFGAVGGPAAYYGGLRLGALEFSNMPAGLLALAIGWALLTPLLLALSSRFDGYAGLVKKKAS; via the coding sequence ATGAAGATGAGCACCACCATGATCGTCAGCAACTTTGTCCTTTTTCAGATTGGCTGGTTTGCGTGCGTGTTAAGCGCCACAGCGCATCAACCCTGGTTCGGCATCCTTGTGACGACAGCGGTGGTAGTCACCCACGTGCTTCGCGCTCCCATCCCAACGGCGGAGCTCAAACTGGTGCTCCTCTCACTCGGCTTAGGACTCGTCCTTGATAGCCTATTGGTTTGGCAGGGCTGGCTTCAGTATTCCTCGGGAATCCTGCTCCCGAACGTAGCCCCATACTGGATCGTGGCATTGTGGGGGCTCTTTGCAACCCTCTTGAATATCTCATTGCGTTGGATGAGGGGCCGCTGGGTCCTCGCAATTGTCTTTGGAGCCGTCGGGGGCCCTGCCGCCTACTACGGCGGTCTCCGCCTCGGGGCGCTGGAATTCAGCAATATGCCCGCAGGGCTGTTGGCTCTGGCCATCGGCTGGGCGCTGCTGACACCGCTGCTGCTGGCGTTGTCTTCGCGCTTTGACGGCTATGCCGGCCTGGTGAAAAAGAAGGCGTCATGA
- a CDS encoding class I SAM-dependent methyltransferase, translated as MQNLTHLALNLAEQGLVPDLAVRYGIRQLLKQRLREIRSVDAPTAARQEVRFIDQMRCAPIAVVPEKANDQHYEVPVEFFRQVLGPHLKYSSAFWPANATTPGQAEAAGLRESCLHAGLIDGQTILELGCGWGSLTLWMAEHYPDSRITAVSNSHSQRAYIEAQARARGLQNQIRVMTFDMNTFEVDPGQFDRVVSVEMFEHMRNWPDLFARVRRWLKPGGQFFMHVFVHRATSYLFEDRGPADWMSREFFTGGMMPSDSLPLACQDHLACVDRWRWDGTHYEKTANAWLANMDAARETLWPVIERVYGKTQARAWWGRWRLFFMACAELFGYEEGRQWGVSHYLFEKQVPRAS; from the coding sequence ATGCAGAATCTCACTCATCTTGCATTGAATTTGGCGGAACAGGGGCTGGTTCCAGACTTGGCCGTTCGATATGGCATTCGACAGTTGCTCAAGCAGCGCCTCCGGGAGATCCGTTCAGTCGACGCTCCAACGGCAGCCCGGCAGGAAGTGCGATTTATCGACCAGATGCGCTGTGCGCCCATCGCAGTGGTACCGGAGAAAGCCAATGATCAGCACTATGAAGTCCCGGTTGAGTTCTTCCGGCAGGTCCTCGGTCCCCACCTCAAATACAGCAGCGCCTTCTGGCCCGCCAACGCGACGACCCCAGGCCAAGCAGAAGCCGCCGGTTTGCGTGAGTCCTGTCTGCATGCGGGCCTGATAGACGGACAGACGATTTTGGAGCTCGGATGCGGCTGGGGTTCCCTCACGTTGTGGATGGCTGAGCACTACCCCGATAGCCGTATCACGGCGGTCTCCAATTCCCACTCACAGCGGGCGTACATCGAGGCCCAAGCCAGAGCACGCGGCCTACAGAACCAGATTCGGGTGATGACCTTCGACATGAATACGTTCGAGGTCGACCCAGGGCAATTCGATCGGGTGGTGTCGGTGGAAATGTTCGAACACATGCGTAACTGGCCTGATCTCTTTGCGCGCGTCCGCCGATGGCTGAAACCAGGCGGCCAGTTCTTCATGCACGTGTTCGTGCATCGTGCTACTTCGTACCTGTTCGAAGACCGGGGGCCCGCCGACTGGATGAGTCGTGAATTTTTCACAGGCGGGATGATGCCCAGCGATAGCCTCCCGCTGGCCTGTCAGGACCATCTTGCCTGCGTGGACCGCTGGCGATGGGACGGCACGCACTATGAGAAGACGGCCAACGCCTGGTTGGCCAATATGGATGCTGCCCGCGAGACCCTGTGGCCTGTGATCGAGCGTGTCTACGGTAAGACACAAGCGCGAGCCTGGTGGGGGCGGTGGCGTCTCTTCTTCATGGCCTGTGCCGAGCTCTTCGGTTATGAGGAGGGCCGTCAGTGGGGGGTGAGTCATTATCTTTTTGAAAAACAAGTGCCGCGTGCTTCATGA
- a CDS encoding formylglycine-generating enzyme family protein produces the protein MRSVMAFSVGLGVTVMVGAVSVATAGDMVLIPKGEFTMGSSEHSDEAQHQVVLDAYLIDKFEASNARYKEFMKATSHPAPAYWDDPRLSKPTHPVVGVSWTDANAFCKWDGKRLPTEAEWERAAKGPQGDNHYPWGHMLDPKKANYGQNVGRTAPVDSYPDGVSGFGVYNMAGNVFEWVEDWYDLNYYKTSPAMNPRGAEKGYNFANQGPVKVLRGGSWLAPETSLHTSHRFWNQPDNNSYGVGLGFRCAKSVQTVSDEAVQTGRDAFIQALVAMGAEKNADAMAAIEKALASDPGNQEYLATRELIQKGMKKK, from the coding sequence ATGCGGAGTGTAATGGCGTTTTCGGTGGGATTGGGGGTGACGGTGATGGTAGGAGCCGTCTCAGTCGCCACAGCGGGGGACATGGTGCTCATCCCAAAGGGAGAATTTACCATGGGTAGTAGCGAGCATTCGGATGAGGCCCAGCACCAGGTTGTGCTTGATGCCTATCTGATCGACAAGTTCGAAGCCTCGAATGCACGCTACAAGGAGTTTATGAAGGCAACCAGTCACCCGGCACCGGCCTATTGGGACGACCCAAGGCTCAGTAAGCCTACCCATCCAGTTGTCGGTGTGAGCTGGACTGATGCCAATGCGTTCTGCAAGTGGGATGGCAAACGGCTTCCGACGGAAGCGGAGTGGGAGCGAGCGGCTAAGGGTCCACAGGGCGACAACCACTACCCATGGGGACACATGCTGGATCCCAAGAAGGCCAACTATGGGCAGAACGTGGGCCGCACCGCGCCAGTCGATTCCTACCCAGATGGAGTAAGCGGGTTTGGCGTCTACAACATGGCCGGCAACGTCTTCGAATGGGTCGAGGATTGGTATGACCTCAACTACTACAAGACCAGTCCAGCAATGAATCCCCGCGGCGCCGAAAAGGGGTACAACTTCGCCAATCAAGGACCGGTGAAAGTGCTCCGTGGTGGGTCCTGGCTTGCGCCGGAAACCTCTCTCCATACGAGTCACCGATTCTGGAATCAGCCTGATAATAATTCATACGGAGTCGGTCTTGGATTTCGTTGCGCAAAGTCTGTACAGACGGTTTCGGACGAAGCCGTACAAACAGGACGTGACGCCTTTATTCAGGCGCTAGTCGCCATGGGTGCCGAAAAGAATGCGGATGCCATGGCTGCCATTGAGAAAGCATTGGCCTCGGATCCGGGAAACCAGGAGTACCTAGCAACCCGTGAACTGATCCAGAAGGGTATGAAGAAGAAGTAG